A single region of the Pseudomonas solani genome encodes:
- the exaA gene encoding quinoprotein ethanol dehydrogenase, with the protein MTTRSHPQPASPLSLAIKGLLLAGGLAASAGAFAANVTWEDIANDHVSVKDVLQYGMGTNAQRWSPLAQVNDQNVFKLVPAWSYSFGDEKQRGQESQAIVRDGVVYVTGSYSRVFALDAKTGKRLWVYNHRLPDDIRPCCDVVNRGAAIYGDKIFFGTLDGRLVALNKDTGKVVWNKKFGDHTAGYTMTGAPTLIKDQKTGKTLLIHGSSGDEFGVVGQLYARDPDTGEEVWMRPFVEGHMGRLNGKDSTPTGDVKAPSWPDDKNSPTGKVEAWSHGGGAPWQSASFDAETNTIIVGAGNPGPWNTWARTAKGGNPHDYDSLYTSGQVGVDPSTGEVKWFYQHTPNDAWDFSGNNELVLFDYKGKDGKVVKATAHADRNGFFYVVDRTNGKLQNAFPFVDNITWASHIDLKTGRPVENEGQRPPLPEPGQKHGKAVEVSPPFLGGKNWNPMAYSQDTGLFYVPANNWKEDYWTEEVNYKKGSAYLGMGFRIKRMYDDHVGSLRAMDPTTGKVVWEHNEHLPLWAGVLATKGNLVFTGTGDGFFKAFDAKTGKELWKFQTGSGIVSPPITWEQDGEQYIGVTVGYGGAVPLWGGDMAELTKPVAQGGSFWVFKLPSWDNKTASR; encoded by the coding sequence ATGACAACAAGATCGCACCCCCAACCTGCCAGCCCGCTCAGCCTCGCCATCAAGGGCCTCCTGCTCGCCGGTGGCCTCGCCGCCAGCGCCGGGGCCTTCGCCGCCAACGTGACCTGGGAAGACATCGCCAACGACCATGTCTCGGTCAAGGACGTGCTGCAGTACGGCATGGGCACCAACGCCCAGCGCTGGAGCCCCCTGGCCCAGGTCAACGACCAGAACGTGTTCAAGCTGGTGCCGGCCTGGTCCTACTCCTTCGGCGACGAGAAGCAGCGCGGCCAGGAATCCCAGGCGATCGTGCGCGACGGTGTGGTCTACGTCACCGGCTCCTACTCCCGCGTGTTCGCCCTCGACGCCAAGACCGGCAAGCGCCTGTGGGTCTACAACCACCGCCTGCCCGACGACATCCGCCCCTGCTGCGACGTGGTCAACCGCGGCGCCGCCATCTACGGCGACAAGATCTTCTTCGGCACCCTGGACGGCCGCCTGGTGGCGCTGAACAAGGACACCGGCAAGGTGGTGTGGAACAAGAAGTTCGGCGATCACACCGCCGGCTACACCATGACCGGGGCCCCGACCCTGATCAAGGACCAGAAGACCGGCAAGACCCTGCTGATCCACGGCAGCTCCGGTGACGAATTCGGCGTGGTCGGCCAGCTCTACGCCCGCGACCCGGACACCGGCGAGGAAGTCTGGATGCGCCCCTTCGTCGAGGGCCACATGGGCCGCCTCAATGGCAAGGACAGCACCCCGACGGGCGATGTGAAGGCGCCCTCCTGGCCGGACGACAAGAACTCCCCGACCGGCAAGGTCGAGGCCTGGAGCCACGGTGGCGGCGCCCCCTGGCAGAGCGCCAGCTTCGACGCCGAGACCAACACCATCATCGTTGGCGCGGGCAACCCCGGCCCCTGGAACACCTGGGCGCGCACCGCCAAGGGCGGCAACCCCCACGACTACGACAGCCTCTACACCTCCGGCCAGGTGGGCGTGGACCCGAGCACCGGCGAGGTGAAGTGGTTCTACCAGCACACCCCGAACGACGCCTGGGACTTCTCCGGCAACAACGAGCTGGTGCTGTTCGACTACAAGGGCAAGGACGGCAAGGTGGTGAAAGCCACCGCCCACGCCGACCGCAACGGCTTCTTCTATGTGGTGGACCGCACCAACGGCAAGCTGCAGAACGCCTTCCCCTTCGTCGACAACATCACCTGGGCCAGCCACATCGACCTGAAGACCGGCCGCCCGGTGGAGAACGAAGGCCAGCGCCCGCCGCTGCCCGAGCCGGGCCAGAAGCACGGCAAGGCGGTGGAGGTCTCCCCGCCCTTCCTCGGCGGCAAGAACTGGAACCCCATGGCCTACAGCCAGGACACCGGCCTGTTCTACGTGCCGGCCAACAACTGGAAGGAGGACTACTGGACCGAGGAGGTGAACTACAAGAAAGGCTCCGCCTACCTGGGCATGGGCTTCCGCATCAAGCGCATGTACGACGACCACGTCGGCAGCCTGCGCGCCATGGACCCGACCACCGGCAAGGTGGTGTGGGAACACAACGAGCACCTGCCGCTCTGGGCCGGCGTACTCGCCACCAAGGGCAACCTGGTGTTCACCGGCACCGGCGACGGCTTCTTCAAGGCCTTCGACGCGAAAACCGGCAAGGAGCTGTGGAAGTTCCAGACCGGCAGCGGCATCGTCTCCCCGCCCATCACCTGGGAACAGGACGGCGAGCAGTACATCGGCGTGACCGTCGGCTACGGCGGCGCCGTGCCGCTGTGGGGCGGCGACATGGCCGAGCTGACCAAGCCGGTGGCCCAGGGCGGCTCGTTCTGGGTGTTCAAGCTGCCGAGCTGGGACAACAAGACCGCCAGCCGCTGA
- a CDS encoding pentapeptide repeat-containing protein codes for MNYLPMFLPLLMLVVGLAWAQAPAPQAETATEDAVRVIGGCRLEPESQCPGADLRNADLRNLDLHKINLAGADLSGADLRHANLDLANLEKAQLVGSNLTRASLQQSNLRVANLSGARLVAVQGWGLFGQGAQFKGADLTAAYLEFARLSGAKLHDANLSAADLEMTWLSRADLKGARLNDANLQEAKLGDANLENADLSGARRHYASFQGVNMEGCRECPVDWEK; via the coding sequence ATGAACTACCTGCCCATGTTCCTTCCCCTGCTGATGCTGGTCGTCGGGCTCGCCTGGGCCCAGGCCCCCGCCCCGCAAGCCGAAACCGCCACCGAGGACGCCGTCCGGGTGATCGGCGGCTGCCGCCTGGAGCCGGAAAGCCAATGCCCCGGCGCCGACCTGCGCAATGCCGACCTGCGCAACCTCGACCTGCACAAGATCAACCTGGCCGGGGCCGACCTCTCCGGCGCCGACCTGCGCCACGCCAACCTCGACCTGGCCAACCTGGAGAAAGCCCAGCTGGTGGGCAGCAACCTGACCCGCGCCAGCCTGCAGCAGAGCAACCTGCGCGTGGCCAACCTCAGTGGCGCCCGCCTGGTGGCGGTGCAGGGCTGGGGCCTGTTCGGCCAGGGCGCGCAGTTCAAGGGCGCCGACCTGACCGCCGCCTACCTGGAGTTCGCCCGCCTCTCCGGCGCCAAGCTGCACGACGCCAACCTCAGCGCCGCCGACCTGGAAATGACCTGGCTCAGCCGCGCCGACCTCAAGGGCGCCCGCCTCAACGACGCCAACCTGCAGGAAGCCAAGCTGGGCGACGCCAACCTGGAGAACGCCGACCTCAGCGGCGCCCGCCGCCACTACGCGTCGTTCCAGGGGGTGAACATGGAAGGCTGCCGGGAATGCCCGGTGGATTGGGAAAAATAA
- a CDS encoding methyl-accepting chemotaxis protein, whose amino-acid sequence MFNTSLKKELEHLREENARAQQIKESIFQEMLVMEIDLQGRILSVNENFLNELQYRRDTIIGRTLEELIPQAFHRDPNYLKMRQGLANGEHFNGAYRLLRGDGREAWLRCIWQPIRDGRGQIQSVVVCANDLTRTIETAKEHEGLINALLRSTAVIEFNLKGEVLNANQRFLDAMGYRLEQIKGKHHSVFCDPEESSSPAYREFWAKLLRGEFVVGRFKRVDAHGRDVWLEASYNPVHDTNDQLYKVVKFATVITDQVNQEQAVAEAANIAYSTSQQTDATAQKGASVVSQTVNVMRLITNQVQEAAEGIEALDKQSQLISSIIKTISGIASQTNLLALNAAIEAARAGEQGRGFAVVADEVRQLAGRTSQAAEEIVEVVQQNQSLAQAAVDSMSSSRHHAEQGLNLANEAGSVIVEIQDGAQRVVSAVGQFASQLKT is encoded by the coding sequence ATGTTCAACACAAGCTTGAAAAAGGAACTGGAGCACCTTCGGGAGGAAAATGCCCGAGCCCAGCAGATCAAGGAATCCATCTTCCAGGAAATGCTGGTGATGGAGATCGACCTCCAGGGTCGCATCCTGTCCGTCAACGAAAACTTCCTCAACGAGTTGCAGTATCGCCGTGACACCATCATCGGCCGCACGCTCGAAGAGCTCATTCCACAGGCCTTCCACCGCGACCCCAACTACCTGAAGATGCGCCAGGGCCTGGCCAACGGCGAGCACTTCAACGGCGCGTACCGGCTGCTCCGCGGCGATGGCCGCGAGGCCTGGCTGCGCTGCATCTGGCAACCGATCCGCGACGGGCGCGGACAGATCCAGAGCGTGGTGGTGTGCGCCAACGACCTGACCCGCACTATCGAGACCGCCAAGGAGCACGAGGGCCTGATCAATGCCCTGCTGCGCTCCACCGCGGTGATCGAGTTCAACCTCAAGGGTGAGGTGCTCAACGCCAACCAGCGCTTCCTCGATGCCATGGGCTACCGCCTGGAGCAGATCAAGGGCAAGCACCACAGCGTCTTCTGCGATCCGGAGGAATCCAGCTCACCTGCGTACCGGGAGTTCTGGGCCAAGCTGCTGCGCGGCGAGTTCGTGGTTGGGCGCTTCAAGCGCGTCGACGCCCACGGCCGCGACGTCTGGCTGGAGGCCTCCTACAACCCGGTGCACGACACCAACGACCAGCTCTACAAGGTGGTGAAGTTCGCCACCGTGATCACCGACCAGGTGAACCAGGAGCAGGCCGTGGCCGAGGCGGCGAACATCGCCTACAGCACCTCCCAGCAGACCGACGCCACGGCGCAGAAAGGCGCCTCGGTGGTCAGCCAGACGGTCAACGTCATGCGCCTGATCACCAACCAGGTGCAGGAAGCGGCCGAAGGCATCGAGGCGCTGGACAAGCAGTCGCAACTGATCAGTTCGATCATCAAGACCATCAGCGGCATCGCCTCGCAGACCAACCTGCTGGCCCTCAACGCCGCCATCGAGGCGGCCCGCGCGGGCGAGCAGGGCCGCGGCTTCGCGGTGGTCGCCGACGAAGTGCGCCAGCTGGCCGGGCGCACCAGCCAGGCGGCCGAGGAAATCGTCGAGGTCGTGCAGCAGAACCAGAGCCTGGCCCAGGCGGCGGTGGACAGCATGTCCAGCAGCCGCCACCACGCCGAGCAGGGGCTGAACCTGGCCAACGAGGCCGGCTCGGTAATCGTCGAAATCCAGGACGGCGCCCAGCGCGTGGTCAGCGCCGTGGGGCAGTTCGCCAGCCAGCTGAAGACCTGA
- a CDS encoding response regulator — MKILLVDDHSVVRQGYASLLRGLLPEVEVSEAASGEQALQLVQDSIPNLVVMDLSLPGISGLETTRRLRQRLPQLRVLFFSMHDELPLVRQALDAGAAGYITKNSAPEVLVEAVRRILAGHAYIEQPLATQLACHPAHQAGDPRLSGMTQRELEIFTMLARGMPARSIAEHLCISAKTVSNYLTMLKNKLQVSSQAELVHLAIDTGVLRLG; from the coding sequence ATGAAGATTCTGCTGGTGGACGACCATTCCGTGGTGCGCCAGGGCTACGCCAGCCTGCTGCGCGGCCTGCTGCCCGAGGTGGAGGTGAGCGAAGCGGCCAGCGGCGAGCAGGCCTTGCAACTGGTGCAGGACAGCATTCCCAACCTGGTGGTGATGGACCTCTCGCTGCCGGGCATCAGCGGCCTGGAAACCACCCGCCGGCTGCGCCAACGCCTGCCGCAGTTGCGCGTGCTGTTCTTCAGCATGCACGACGAGCTGCCCCTGGTGCGCCAGGCCCTGGACGCCGGTGCCGCCGGCTACATCACCAAGAACTCCGCGCCCGAGGTGCTGGTGGAAGCGGTGCGGCGCATCCTCGCCGGGCACGCCTACATCGAGCAGCCCCTGGCCACCCAGCTCGCCTGCCACCCGGCGCACCAGGCCGGCGACCCGCGCCTCTCCGGCATGACCCAGCGCGAGCTGGAAATCTTCACCATGCTCGCCCGCGGCATGCCCGCACGCAGCATCGCCGAGCACCTGTGCATCAGCGCCAAGACGGTTTCCAACTACCTGACGATGCTGAAGAACAAGCTGCAGGTCAGCTCCCAGGCGGAGCTGGTGCACCTGGCCATCGATACCGGGGTATTGCGGCTGGGGTGA
- a CDS encoding HAMP domain-containing sensor histidine kinase produces the protein MSTLGRINLLVVLFFAAVALVCTGVLLRQASQDVQREMVAARAVVEYLHEAARRDPKALESALARGLRHVRIHWQGETPSQPRGLDAWLGARLFPPAEQYGEPLQLDDGRRVLISVDPADEMDEVEDSLIQLLVLFGLALGLSLLAIRVAVRRGLRVLDELRAGFDEIARGRLAVRLNQPSLHEARLLAGHFNEMASTLEQVRNDNAELTRALLALQEHERKHLALALHDDIGQYLAGIRAQLLLLRSMTGQAPGAGATLRSLEDNCQRMQDSFRALVRDLYPVVLERLHLGEAIELLTEQWRSAQGVDCQLRLGEDLPVLPTADQAHLYRLLQEALTNIARHADASAVSVRLERRGRRLRLLVGDNGRGAVQPPRPGIGLRSMLERARCLGGDLRLRTRAGGGWLVRLSIPLGEA, from the coding sequence ATGAGCACCCTCGGCCGCATCAACCTGCTGGTGGTGCTGTTCTTCGCCGCAGTGGCACTGGTCTGTACCGGGGTGCTGCTGCGCCAGGCCAGCCAGGACGTGCAACGCGAGATGGTGGCCGCGCGCGCGGTGGTCGAGTACCTGCACGAGGCCGCCCGGCGCGACCCCAAGGCCCTGGAGTCGGCCCTGGCGCGGGGCCTGCGCCATGTGCGCATCCACTGGCAGGGCGAGACGCCCTCACAACCACGCGGCCTGGACGCTTGGCTCGGTGCGCGGCTGTTCCCGCCCGCCGAGCAGTACGGCGAGCCGCTGCAACTGGACGATGGCCGCCGCGTGCTGATCAGCGTCGACCCGGCGGACGAGATGGACGAGGTGGAGGACTCCCTCATCCAGTTGCTGGTGCTGTTCGGCCTGGCCCTGGGCCTCAGCCTGCTGGCCATCCGCGTCGCGGTACGCCGGGGCCTGCGGGTGCTCGACGAGCTGCGCGCCGGCTTCGACGAGATCGCCCGGGGCCGCCTGGCGGTACGCCTCAACCAGCCTTCGCTGCACGAGGCACGCCTGCTGGCCGGCCACTTCAACGAGATGGCCAGCACCCTGGAGCAGGTGCGCAACGACAACGCCGAGCTGACCCGCGCCCTGCTGGCGCTGCAGGAGCACGAGCGCAAGCACCTGGCCCTGGCCCTGCACGACGACATCGGCCAGTACCTCGCCGGCATCCGCGCGCAGCTGCTGCTGTTGCGCTCCATGACCGGCCAGGCGCCGGGCGCCGGTGCCACCCTGCGCAGCCTGGAGGACAACTGCCAGCGCATGCAGGACAGCTTCCGCGCGCTGGTGCGTGACCTTTACCCCGTGGTGCTGGAGCGCCTGCACCTGGGCGAGGCCATCGAGCTGCTCACCGAGCAGTGGCGCAGCGCCCAGGGCGTCGATTGCCAGTTGCGCCTGGGCGAGGACCTGCCGGTGCTGCCCACCGCCGACCAGGCCCATCTCTACCGCCTGTTGCAGGAAGCCCTGACCAACATCGCCCGCCACGCCGATGCCAGTGCGGTGAGCGTGCGCCTGGAGCGCCGCGGCCGGCGCCTGCGCCTGCTGGTGGGCGACAACGGCCGGGGCGCGGTGCAGCCGCCACGGCCCGGCATCGGCCTGCGTTCCATGCTGGAGCGGGCGCGCTGCCTGGGCGGCGATCTGCGCCTGCGCACCCGCGCCGGCGGCGGCTGGCTGGTGCGCCTGAGCATTCCCCTGGGCGAAGCCTGA